The sequence below is a genomic window from Draconibacterium halophilum.
CCGGGCATTTTACTTTTGGCGATAAGCGGTAATTCACCGTTACCACTGCAATTCCCTGTTCCTTTAGTTTCTCAGGAATAAATTTGTTTCCGCCTGTAATTCCGCCCCGTGAAACCAGACCACAGTGGTAAAATCAGTCTTATTTTCCGGGTAATAAATATCGAGTTTACAACGCTCCTGCGCATATTCCGAAGCATCGGTGCTATACGAAATGTTGTCTTCTGAAGCATAGCTGGTTTCTTGAGCAACAGCAGTTTGTGTGCCAATTAAAAACAGTAAGATGGAAAGAAAAATAGTGTTCTTCATGATTAAGGTTTTGAGCTTGGGCTAAAGTACGAAAGAATTTCATAATAGCAGTACGGATGGTTGAATGCACACGAGGGAAAAACGCTGTTTTATGTGTCATAAAATTGAATGGAATTGATTTCTACTGCTTTTAAATCCCAATTTATATTGTATTTTAGATGTTATATACAGAAAAAATACCAGGATGAATAAAAATCTACTAATCTACGTTGTTGAGGATAACAAATTATACCACAAATTGGTGGTTGATTTTCTTCAGAGACAAGGAATGAAAAACGTGAAATCTTTTTACAACGGAAAGGATTGTTTGGATGCGATTAAACAAGGAGAACGTCCTGACATTGTAGTGCAGGATTATCATTTGGAAGACTCAACCGGAATTGCTGTTTTACAAGCCGTTAAAAAGCGAAGTAAAAGTTCGGAATTTATTTTCTTAACCGCCCACGAAGATATGGAAGTGGCTGTAAATTCGATAAAATACGGTGCCTACGACTACATAATCAAAAACAACGATATTGCGTTGAAAAAGGTTTATAGCAAGATTGGTAAGATAGATAAGATGTTGGAGTTGGAGAAACGAAACCGATTTATAAGAAATGCCATGATAGTAACCTTTATTGTTCTGGTG
It includes:
- a CDS encoding response regulator; this translates as MNKNLLIYVVEDNKLYHKLVVDFLQRQGMKNVKSFYNGKDCLDAIKQGERPDIVVQDYHLEDSTGIAVLQAVKKRSKSSEFIFLTAHEDMEVAVNSIKYGAYDYIIKNNDIALKKVYSKIGKIDKMLELEKRNRFIRNAMIVTFIVLVAIVTFVALHEFFDLFGLQR